The Nomia melanderi isolate GNS246 chromosome 6, iyNomMela1, whole genome shotgun sequence genomic sequence CGCGAAGAATATATTGTTGAACGACGGTATGATGACGAATAGGAAACACGATAAGCAAAGGAACAGCATCACGACCGAGGCAGCTCTCCCCAATTTGCTGACGCGGTGGTAGATCAGCGTCCACACGCCGAGCGGCTTCAGCAGCCACTGGCACATCTCCAGTGTGTATTTCAAATCGTCCTCATGATTGTAGTTTTTCGTGTAGCTCTTCTCTACGCTGGCTATTCGATCGTACATGGTGACCATATAGGCGCGCGTCGCAGACTGAACGCGCTGCTGTTCGAAGCTGGCATTGGTGTCGTCAGAACGCAAGCGCGCACAAAGTAACATTGGATAGGTCGACTGCAACGGTTTGCGTCTGGCGTCGTGTAGAGGGAAGCGATCGGATTTTTTCTGGCGAATCGCGTGTTCACGATTTGAATCGGGCTGTAAAGGGGGAgatcaataataaataagtacgtTCGTTCTTTCCAGAGACTCGAGTTTGCattgggagtccaggacgaagGGAAGATGGACATGTGTATCGGTAGATCTACAACTATGGTAAATCGAGCTTGTGCATGACGGCTGAAGGTGCATGCTGAAATTACAAATTGTTATTAGGTGGAGGGGACAGTTTGTTTAGATTGTCTTTTGTCCTTTGGTTTATTTGTGTAAACCGAATTGTATCACCCGCGATTGTGTGACTGATTAAGGTTAGTAAAGAAGATTTGATACAACTAGTACACTATCCTTTATTATTGGTTAGTAGTACTTTTCGGAGACATTACGCATGCACGCACGTATACAATGAATATCACCATTCCTTACAAAAATTATGAACGAAGATCGAAATGActtttattaaagttttatgtaAACAAACCGGTGCTTTTACGAATGGTATTTATGAGCTATTTTTGTAGTCAAAAATTCTAATTCAGGAATGTTGCGTCCTTCTACATAATTTACAAAGCTGCCTGGTGGCAACATTCCATCCGAGTAAATACGTTCCACTAAGCAATAGTTCTAGCAATAGTTATCGTAGAAAATCtggaaaaatatacatttgatcGTGAAATGACAATCAGGTGACAGTAACAATGAGAACGATTATACAGTATATTACCAAGCAACCGTTCGAAGTAAGTTCAAGTACACTACAGATGTCTTCACCACCTGAAAGACAACATAAAATCAGCTACAagttggaaaaatgaaatttcaaaaaaacaaaaaacaaccaTGAAATTACCTACAGTGCCGAACGTGTTCATAGAGAGTTCAATAATTTTTCCAGCGGTGAGTTTAGGCGGATAAAGTGATATAGCTTCTAGTAGGACGAAATTATAGGCCTCCCTCGCAGATAAATTGTACCAATGAATGTTGTAGGAAACTCGGCCGATTTGACTACActgataaaacattaaaatgtttaacaaaatacAGATTCTAAGAAACAATAATGGTATAGTCTGACCGAAGCATCATCtcgacattatttgaaatgaacCACATTTACGAAAACCataagaatatcaatttttattacgtGATAGAAAAATTAGCCATTCATTCATTCTTTTTAAGTGATAAATACCTGTTCGGATAGGAGTTCACCGACGtaacaataaatgaatatacTGAAAGTGAAGGAGGTCAACAACATAAAATACGTGGCTATCGCAACCGTGTCATTATTCTTCCACCCCTAGAAGCAGAGCAGTAACAGTAAATGATGTTACAAGTACAATATGCGGTTTTAATGATATACTGATGGACAATCTTTTACCGCCATGCAATAGTATTCAAGCATACACATGGACAACGTTGAGTCTGCTATCTCTGTCAAGCATATTTCGCGCAACCCTTCGTCGACGTTCTTGGAAAACCTAGAATATTCAATACAAAGGACATGATAGTACCTGATGACATAGAAAGCCGAATACATACACATTAACAGAATGGTTTTGAATGACTGGCaacgtttcattaaattcgtCGTCTTAGCCTTTCTGGATCTAATCATGCTTTTATTTTGTCCAAGACAATATAAGTGTAACATTTACATAGAAAGGGTTATTGCAAATCTAAATCTTCCTGCATTCTCCACTAAGCACAGCTGAACTACCCCTTTTCATTAACCTTCTTACCTTACGATTTATCAATAGTTCGATTTCCACCAGCACACTACATCCAAACCACCACACACCTTACCTGAGCACCTTGACGTGATCCCGAACAATGATCGCCATACGCTCGTGAAAGTTATTCTTCTCCCGACTTTCGTCGATCAAGTTCTCCAATCGTATGATCTGTATCTGGATCTGCCCGCAGATATGCATGACGAAGGTCGCGGCCAGACTGTACGCTGCCGACGTGGCGGTGTACATCATCATCGCTGAAATGCAGTGGAGAACGAAGATGATCTCGTACGCGGGAGTGGACTGCGGGTCGAGGAACTCGAAGGCAGGATAAGCGAGCGGTCGCACGGTAACGTTCAGCTTGACCGTCTTTTTCGACAGGAACTGCAACACCGTGTGATAGGACATGCCCCCGGTGTAAAGGAAAACCACGCATACGACGATCAGGCGTCTGCTGATGCTCGCTTGTTTCAGCATGATGGCTCGGTAATCCTGGTGCTGCACCATCCTCCAATCCTGCTCCACGTGCTCGATGCATTGACCCAAGATCTTGCCCCTAGCTCCCAGATAACAGTATTTCACAGTGGAGAACACGCAGAAAACGGCCGGACCGAACACCTTCACTTTATTTGCCACATTCTTCTCAACGAAGAATATATTGTTGAACGACGGTATGATGACGAATAGGAAACACGAGAAGCAAAGGAACAGCATCACGATCGAGGCAGCTCTCCCCAATTTGCTGACGCGATGGTAGATCAGAGTCCACACGCCGAGCGGCTTCAGCAGCCACTGGCACATCTCCAGTGTGTATTTCAGATCGTCCTCATGATTGTAGTTTTTCGGGTAGCTCGTCTTTACGCTGGATGTTCGATCGTACATGGTGACCATATAGATGCGCGTCGCAGACTGAACGCGCCGATGTTCGAAGCTGGCATTGGTATTGTCAGAACGCAAGCGCACGTAAGGTAGCATTGTATTGGCCGGCGGGGAGGGTTTGCGTCTGGTGTTGTGTAGAGGGAAGCGATAAAACTTTCTTTGACGAATCGCGTGTTCACGCTATAAATCGGGCTCTAAAGGGGGAGGTCAATAATAGATAAGTACGTTCGTTCTTTCTAGGGGCTCGAGTTTGCGTCGGGAGTCCAGGACGAAGGGAAGATAGACATGCGTATCTGTAGATTTACAACTACGGTAAATCAAGCTTGGGTAAGACAGATGAAGGTGCATGCTGAAATTACAAATGGTTATTATCAAGAGGAGGGCACAGTTTGTTTAGATTGTTTTTTGTCCTGTGCTTTACTTGTGCTAACCAAATTGTATCAACCGCAATTGTGTGACTGGTCAAGGTTAGTAAAGATTTCATAGAGCTAGTACATTATCCTTTATTATTCGTTAGTAGTACTTTTTGTTTCCATTCCTTAGAGAAAAAATGTAcgaattttgaaacttttattaaagttttatttaaacaaaccgGTTCTTTTATGAATAGTATTTTCGAGCTGTTGTCCTGATCAAACATTCTAATTCAGGCATAGTTCTTCCTTCTACCTAATTTACAAACCTGCTTGGTGGAAACATTCCATCCGAGTGAATATGTTCCACTAAAGGCGTTCTGTCAATAAGTATCgtagaaaatctgaaaaaatattcatttgatcGTAACATGGCAATCAGATAACAGTAACAATGAGAATGATTATACAGTATATTACTAAGTAACCGTTCGAAGTAAGTTCAAGTACACCACAGATGTCTTCACCACCTGAAAGACAACATACCTTTAAAAATCCGCTGCACAttggaaatatgtaatttaaaaaaaaacatgaaaaacaTCAATGAAATCACCTACAATGCCGAACGTGTTCATAGAGAGTTCAATAATTTTTCCAGCGGTTAGTTTAGGCGGATAAAGTGATATGGCATCCAGTAGGACGAAATTATAGGCCTCCCTCGCTGATAAATTGTACCAATGAATATTGTAGGAAACTCGGCCAATTTGACTgcactaataaaacattaaaacattcaaCAAAAGTACACATTCTAAGAAACAATAATGGTATAGTCTGACGAAGCATCATCTcggtattatttgaaattaatctcATTTACCAAAACCATGatactttaaatttttaacttgGGATATGTAAACTTACTATCGGAGAACTATccattcattttttcatttcacaaACGACACAGAATGAAATTCTCGACACTTTTTTTCAGAAACTGATTCCGGTAAATATGTAATGAGTGCACCTAATGGATGGATATTGTTGATAAATACCTGTTCGGACAGGAGCTCACCGACGTAACAATAAATGAatagaatgaaagtgaaggAGGTCAACAACATAAAATACGTGGCTATCGCAACCGTGTCGTTATTCTGCCACTCCTGAAAGCAGAGC encodes the following:
- the LOC116428002 gene encoding uncharacterized protein LOC116428002 isoform X1 gives rise to the protein MLPYVRLRSDNTNASFEHRRVQSATRIYMVTMYDRTSSVKTSYPKNYNHEDDLKYTLEMCQWLLKPLGVWTLIYHRVSKLGRAASIVMLFLCFSCFLFVIIPSFNNIFFVEKNVANKVKVFGPAVFCVFSTVKYCYLGARGKILGQCIEHVEQDWRMVQHQDYRAIMLKQASISRRLIVVCVVFLYTGGMSYHTVLQFLSKKTVKLNVTVRPLAYPAFEFLDPQSTPAYEIIFVLHCISAMMMYTATSAAYSLAATFVMHICGQIQIQIIRLENLIDESREKNNFHERMAIIVRDHVKVLRFSKNVDEGLREICLTEIADSTLSMCMLEYYCMAGWKNNDTVAIATYFMLLTSFTFSIFIYCYVGELLSEQCSQIGRVSYNIHWYNLSAREAYNFVLLEAISLYPPKLTAGKIIELSMNTFGTVGGEDICSVLELTSNGCLIFYDNYC
- the LOC116428002 gene encoding odorant receptor 13a-like isoform X2, encoding MLPYVRLRSDNTNASFEHRRVQSATRIYMVTMYDRTSSVKTSYPKNYNHEDDLKYTLEMCQWLLKPLGVWTLIYHRVSKLGRAASIVMLFLCFSCFLFVIIPSFNNIFFVEKNVANKVKVFGPAVFCVFSTVKYCYLGARGKILGQCIEHVEQDWRMVQHQDYRAIMLKQASISRRLIVVCVVFLYTGGMSYHTVLQFLSKKTVKLNVTVRPLAYPAFEFLDPQSTPAYEIIFVLHCISAMMMYTATSAAYSLAATFVMHICGQIQIQIIRLENLIDESREKNNFHERMAIIVRDHVKVLRFSKNVDEGLREICLTEIADSTLSMCMLEYYCMAGWKNNDTVAIATYFMLLTSFTFSIFIYCYVGELLSEQCSQIGRVSYNIHWYNLSAREAYNFVLLEAISLYPPKLTAGKIIELSMNTFGTVVKTSVVYLNLLRTVA